Proteins encoded within one genomic window of Candidatus Polarisedimenticolaceae bacterium:
- a CDS encoding O-antigen ligase family protein, giving the protein MALRALAWGLAAFAFAAPLPFGAVGAGGRLAFEIAALLLGGAAVAAFWRRESPAPPKAALAGLAILLLLPLVQLVPLGPASAGEAPPAEAALLGVDPATLDAPARLSVDRGATASAVRTGAATALLFLAAAAVATAGRAAAPAWGLLAGAAFQALYGIAVLASGSGTIWGEPKLHYLDCATGTFVNRNHFAAYVAAGLAAGCGLAFDLLHRALRERRPGRPLFSDPRAARAALALTLAVLALAGLLLSFSRAGIALGVAAAAGTALAGSAGIASRRWRIAVGVCAVALAALPLLDVGAGRLADRYAATDEDFGAAGGRGTVWRDALRLAAAHPVAGTGLGTFAAAYPGARSPEVRPRYSHAHNDAVQLAAEGGLVAVAGLAWLLVALVPRAAAALRARHGPLATGCAAGAAAFALHALVDFPFHIPGAAAAGALLAGATTGLPWGGRNFNVVRDDPSRAGRAAAVACAGLALLAAGIATALGADTARAPSDAPDLAATAARAALERGADDAGARAALVELRRRVGARPLDGAIRAAYAGALLDVAGEDAGVRDAAVFHAGRAAASAPVSVPVVAAAARTLARAGRADAAIPLVRSMFGFDPRAAAVVLLEIEGFVVTPDAAVPELAAAWTAWGLELRRSGRGAEGNRRIEEAVARWPEDVRARTLAALFAAGDRRHDDLDALVPDALPLPADPAHATLLALRAQIDARRGDRDLARARAAAAEEASSGDPAVREIAARALLDAGDVEAARAMWTRAWWSLPAIDATRPTRLRLALSLARLEREHGRAGDARRAYRSVLEVDPENLEARRELGN; this is encoded by the coding sequence ATGGCCCTCCGCGCGCTGGCGTGGGGCCTGGCCGCGTTCGCCTTCGCGGCACCCCTCCCGTTCGGCGCCGTGGGGGCGGGCGGGCGGCTCGCCTTCGAGATCGCGGCCCTCCTCCTCGGCGGCGCCGCCGTCGCGGCGTTCTGGCGACGCGAGTCCCCCGCTCCGCCGAAGGCGGCGCTCGCGGGGCTCGCGATCCTGCTCCTGCTCCCGCTCGTGCAGCTCGTGCCGCTCGGTCCGGCCTCGGCCGGGGAGGCCCCGCCCGCCGAGGCCGCGCTCCTCGGGGTCGACCCGGCGACGCTCGACGCCCCCGCCCGCCTCTCCGTCGACCGCGGCGCCACGGCGTCGGCCGTCCGGACCGGAGCCGCGACGGCGCTGCTGTTCCTCGCGGCCGCCGCGGTTGCGACCGCGGGGCGCGCCGCCGCGCCGGCGTGGGGCCTTCTCGCGGGGGCCGCGTTCCAGGCCCTTTACGGGATCGCGGTCCTCGCCTCCGGCTCGGGGACGATCTGGGGGGAGCCCAAGCTCCACTACCTGGACTGCGCGACCGGGACGTTCGTGAACCGGAACCACTTCGCGGCGTACGTCGCGGCCGGCCTCGCCGCGGGGTGCGGCCTCGCCTTCGATCTGCTCCACCGCGCGCTCCGGGAGCGCCGCCCCGGCCGTCCCCTCTTCTCCGACCCGCGGGCGGCGCGGGCGGCGCTCGCGTTGACCCTCGCCGTCCTCGCCCTCGCGGGGCTGCTGCTTTCGTTCTCGCGCGCGGGGATCGCGCTCGGCGTCGCGGCGGCGGCGGGCACGGCGCTCGCGGGGAGCGCGGGGATCGCGTCGCGACGATGGAGGATCGCGGTCGGAGTGTGCGCCGTCGCCCTCGCGGCGCTCCCGCTCCTGGACGTGGGAGCGGGACGCCTCGCCGATCGGTACGCCGCGACCGACGAGGACTTCGGCGCCGCCGGCGGACGCGGGACGGTGTGGCGCGACGCGCTGCGCCTCGCGGCGGCGCATCCGGTCGCGGGAACCGGGCTCGGGACGTTTGCCGCGGCCTACCCCGGGGCGCGCTCGCCCGAGGTACGCCCTCGTTACTCGCACGCCCACAACGACGCGGTGCAGCTCGCGGCGGAAGGAGGGCTCGTCGCGGTCGCCGGGCTCGCCTGGCTTCTCGTCGCGTTGGTTCCCCGCGCGGCGGCGGCGCTGCGCGCCCGCCACGGACCGCTCGCGACGGGGTGCGCCGCCGGCGCGGCGGCCTTCGCCCTGCACGCCCTCGTCGACTTCCCCTTCCACATTCCCGGGGCGGCCGCGGCGGGAGCCTTGCTCGCGGGCGCGACCACGGGGCTTCCCTGGGGCGGCCGGAACTTCAACGTGGTCCGCGACGACCCGTCGCGCGCCGGGCGCGCGGCGGCGGTCGCGTGCGCGGGGCTCGCCCTGCTCGCCGCGGGGATCGCGACCGCGCTCGGCGCCGACACGGCCCGCGCCCCCTCCGACGCCCCCGACCTCGCCGCGACCGCCGCGCGCGCGGCCCTGGAGCGCGGCGCGGACGATGCCGGGGCGCGGGCCGCCCTCGTGGAGCTGCGGCGCAGGGTCGGCGCGCGACCGCTCGACGGCGCGATCCGCGCGGCCTACGCCGGCGCCCTCCTCGACGTCGCCGGAGAAGACGCCGGGGTACGCGACGCGGCCGTGTTCCATGCCGGGCGCGCCGCCGCGTCCGCCCCCGTTTCGGTTCCGGTGGTCGCGGCGGCGGCGCGAACCCTCGCGCGGGCGGGGCGCGCCGACGCGGCGATCCCCCTCGTGCGGTCGATGTTCGGGTTCGATCCCCGCGCGGCGGCGGTCGTCCTCCTCGAGATCGAGGGGTTCGTCGTGACCCCGGACGCCGCGGTCCCCGAGCTCGCGGCGGCGTGGACCGCCTGGGGGCTCGAGCTCCGGCGCTCGGGGCGTGGGGCCGAAGGGAACCGTCGCATCGAGGAGGCGGTCGCCCGCTGGCCGGAGGACGTGCGGGCCCGCACGCTCGCCGCGCTCTTCGCCGCGGGGGACCGCCGCCACGACGACCTCGACGCGCTCGTTCCCGATGCGTTGCCCCTCCCCGCCGACCCCGCGCACGCGACGCTGCTGGCGTTGCGCGCCCAGATCGACGCCCGCCGGGGCGATCGGGATCTCGCGCGCGCCCGGGCGGCCGCGGCCGAGGAGGCCTCCTCCGGCGACCCCGCGGTCCGCGAGATCGCCGCGCGCGCGCTCCTCGACGCCGGGGACGTCGAGGCCGCGCGCGCGATGTGGACGCGGGCGTGGTGGTCGCTCCCCGCGATCGACGCGACGCGCCCCACGAGGTTGCGACTGGCCCTGTCCCTCGCCCGCCTCGAGCGCGAGCACGGTCGCGCCGGGGACGCGCGGCGCGCGTACCGCTCGGTGCTGGAGGTCGATCCGGAGAATCTCGAAGCGAGGCGGGAGTTGGGAAACTAA
- a CDS encoding carboxypeptidase-like regulatory domain-containing protein: protein MRSMIFGRALAVALALAVVAFSSPTAIRAADATLLGRVTDAPGASPRPGVVVALYDPATQATYRSEPTDARGAFRIGDAQSGTYQVVVEAAEGAYLAGNAVALKSGDNPPLSVALRPASQEGGTAPAAGSGSKQAPWVKWVIAGGIILGGALIVNAVTDDEQEASGFGQPAK from the coding sequence ATGCGTTCGATGATCTTCGGCCGCGCCCTCGCGGTCGCACTCGCCCTCGCCGTCGTTGCGTTCTCGTCGCCCACGGCGATCCGGGCCGCCGACGCCACCCTGCTGGGTCGTGTGACCGACGCTCCGGGCGCGTCTCCTCGCCCCGGCGTCGTCGTCGCGCTGTACGACCCCGCAACGCAGGCGACGTACCGTTCCGAGCCGACCGACGCCCGCGGCGCCTTCCGCATCGGCGACGCGCAGTCGGGGACCTATCAGGTGGTCGTCGAGGCCGCCGAAGGGGCGTACCTCGCGGGGAACGCCGTCGCCCTCAAGTCCGGCGACAATCCCCCGCTCTCCGTCGCGCTGCGCCCGGCGTCGCAGGAAGGGGGCACCGCTCCCGCCGCCGGCTCCGGCTCGAAGCAGGCCCCGTGGGTCAAGTGGGTCATCGCGGGGGGCATCATCCTCGGCGGCGCCCTGATCGTGAACGCCGTCACCGACGACGAGCAGGAAGCGAGCGGCTTCGGCCAGCCGGCGAAGTGA
- a CDS encoding carboxypeptidase-like regulatory domain-containing protein, with protein MLSRHIALVVAVALVAGSIPVDARKKKEQDAESSTKGGGSRIEGRVVRADGETAASQATVKFVPLLPETPTVTVVTNPKGWFSAEGVPVGYVDLVVEFEGAAFVGNQVLNVAPMGRQELQVVLARRGERTESWWSGREIKPLPGGGQADGIAELRPKLGGKDFWKSPKGLAVLGGIGAAVLLAIASGGGSTASASQP; from the coding sequence ATGTTGTCGAGACATATCGCTTTGGTGGTCGCGGTCGCCCTCGTCGCCGGGTCGATCCCCGTCGATGCGCGCAAGAAAAAGGAACAGGACGCGGAATCCTCGACGAAGGGAGGCGGCTCCCGCATCGAGGGACGCGTCGTCCGTGCGGACGGCGAGACCGCGGCATCCCAGGCCACGGTGAAGTTCGTTCCGCTCCTTCCCGAAACGCCGACGGTGACCGTGGTGACGAACCCGAAGGGATGGTTCTCCGCCGAGGGAGTGCCGGTCGGCTACGTGGACCTCGTCGTCGAGTTCGAGGGTGCCGCCTTCGTGGGAAACCAGGTCCTCAACGTCGCGCCGATGGGACGCCAGGAGCTCCAGGTCGTCCTCGCGCGACGAGGGGAACGGACCGAATCGTGGTGGTCCGGCCGCGAGATCAAGCCGCTTCCGGGAGGGGGCCAGGCCGACGGGATCGCGGAGCTCAGGCCGAAGCTCGGGGGGAAGGACTTCTGGAAGTCCCCGAAGGGGCTCGCGGTGCTGGGCGGGATCGGCGCGGCGGTGCTGCTGGCGATCGCCTCCGGGGGTGGCTCGACGGCGAGCGCCTCCCAACCGTGA